In the genome of Hippoglossus hippoglossus isolate fHipHip1 chromosome 9, fHipHip1.pri, whole genome shotgun sequence, the window ACTCGTACGTCTCGGTGTCATTCTCAGTGTCATTCTCAGTGTCCACCGGGATCTCGTACTTCACCAGGTCGGGCGGCTGCTCGCTGAACGGGGACCCGGTGGCTCCCTGGCCCGGAGAGGAAGCAGGGGTCTCGGTGGTGGAGGAGTTGTGGGAGTGAATTCCGCCCAGACATTGTAACAGAATGACggtcagcagcaggaggagctgtcCGCACAGCAGAATGTAACTCACCGAGATCATCGTGGCTCTCAAAACGACACATTCATCCTCGTCAACATTCACCGGAACAGCGACGGTACTGTTTGTTTGGGGCACAGTCTTCTTCTTTCACTTGTATTGGCGGTTGGCAAATAACGGTTCAGCGCACTACCGCCACCAAGTGGTATGAAGTTGGGATTACAATTCTTAGTATTTAAATGCTCTTGAAACGACACATTCAATATTGAATATATACTATGTTGTACATATGTTCCAGCATCAAAAgatgtaattttaaaataaaatatgggaAATTATTGTAACCTGACAGTTATAAGAATGATGCAGGCCAGCACAATGATAATACACTGATATCACTTCTAGAAAAGCTCAGAATTTCAGACCCCCGAGTTGGAAGGTGCAACTGGAACGACCCCTAAAGTGGAAATTTCGAGTCAGAAGGTCAGAGGAACCTCACCACCCATCCAAGATGGCCGCTCCATGTATCAACGGTAGTAAAAGCGGtaggttttacattttattcttacTTCTGTCTTTAAAAATTGCCGTACAGTCCACTTACTGTCTGTGGACGTGTTACTACAGAGTTAGTATGTGTAAAATGCTGCGTAATGCATTGTTATGAACTGGTTttccgctcccttcactggttacaaGTGGCTGCCTGCATTCGCTTCAAAACATTcgtacttgcgtaccgtgctgcgtatggatcgggtccagtctacatccaggacatggtcaaaccttacaccccagcccgtccactctgctctgcatctgccaatcggctcGCTGCTTCTTtactgcgagggacagctagccactcaacagaatcccgactgtttgctgtcctggctcctaaatggtggaacgagctccccattgacatcaggacagcagaaagtctatacatcttccgccgcaggcTAAAGACCCATCTCTTCCtttagttgcacttacatgtagcacttgtggTTTGGCATTtgaagttaatgtacttacatgattcttgctgttctgggttttgATCACATACCTGATTGCCTAAAAGTCATCATAAATCAAATACTGACTTTTGAAATACCTGTGCATGCATACATGGcataattgatttatttttaaaaatcatccCAGAAAAAAGGGCACTGTTTCTAGCCTTTAAAGGCCCGGAACATTTTATCGATACGATAAGTGATGTGATGATAGAAGCCTGTAGGTTATTTCTAGAGATTTCTGTTCACATTTGATCCTCATGGTACTGATGATGCATAGAAGCTGGCTTTTTGACTGCTGACCCATTTAATTTAAGTACCTGATGTATATTTTATTCACATCATTGATCTTTCTTTATTCTATAATAATATTCAACTTGAGGGCAGCATGTTGCCACTGAGGTTCTGGGTTCTTCTGCATTGGCTTCCTCCAGGTACTTCTCCAGTGCAACATGCAGGTTAAGTGGTATAACTAATGGATGGATATTTAAAAATTTATAAAGATAGCTTGAAGACAATATTTCAGGGACcagttacacaaacaaactctttgAAACATAAGTTTccattatttattgtttcagtctttgaggaaaaaaaatcttattgaCCAATACACCAATACACTGATGCATGCATGCATCCATGCATTCTTTAAATGCCAAGAAAGTAGATGTATTTTGAGGTGTTTACTTAAATTTTGTGTTTAAATCCTTGGACTTTGCATTTCTTAAGTCAATTAAGACAATTTAAAGgccaaactctgttcagaaaaTTGTTAAAGCTTCAGTGTGTAGGATGTAGTGGCATCTGTGGGTGAAGATGCATATTGCAACCAACTGcctcccctcacccctccccTTCTGAGGGCACGATCAAACAAGTGAATGTAGCAGTGGCAAAGCTTTGCCCCCTGCCCACCTCCAATCGGTGCAAGCGAGGGGGCAAATGGAAGATTAGTTTCCTGTAGCGAAGCAAATCTGCGGTATAGCTTCATGCGGAGTCAAACTTTGACCCTTGACATTAACTGCACGTGACTGTGTTTGGCTGGTCTGTTGGAGTCTGGATGGAGGTGCATCATGGCGGACTCAGTGAAAGAGTTAGCTAGGCTAacgaaaaaacacaacaattctCAGTTTCATGAATAATGAAAccatcattattaatattatattacatttctgctCCTCCTAAGTCAGACACAATGGACCATTCTTCTGGTTTCTGGATTCAAAGGTGTGACATTTTCTGACTCCAGAAAAGACATAAATTCTGCTTCCATGTCATCCACCAACcttcattttaattatataaCAATTTAGGATGTTATTTACAAACTCGGCAACATtttgttgaaataaaacaaatttcatCAAAACAGTGATTCAACCTTGGGTCACATTTTCAGGAAGATACAGACTTTACCAAAATGCAAGTTGACCCTCaattttcattttgacattcaCAGAAGAGCCGTTCAAGTGTGTAGCTGGGAGTGGGTCCACCTCATGCAGGGACATTTCAGAGCAGCAGTAACTCCATTTAAGATTAGATCAGAATTGTCTCCCTGTTTGTGACTCGTCCTTACTGCAGTCAATGTCAGCATCGTCAACCAAGTTCTCCTGCTCTGTTGTGGGCAGCAGTAGCAGATCAGGGATGAGATATTTCAATCGGCCGCCAATCACACGAGGAACAGATGAAGATAACATCGGAGGGGTGAAGTAGTCCCGGCTGTGGACACTCGGGCAGGCTCTGAAATCCACCTTGGACCGTAGAGAGAGGCTGGTGTAGGGATAAAACACGAGGCCTCCAAAGTGGGAAAGACCCAACAGGTCCTGTTAACGAGAAAGGAAATACATACAACATATAAGGAATTAAAGAAACAGCTCAGGTCCAATCATGAGTCCTGACAGGCTGAAAGAGCAGTTTATACCAATATGTTACAAGAGCTATAAATGTGTCCCATAATACTTTTATTTGCATAATGGCATTCCATGAATTACTTTAATTACCTTGAATTTCACAAAAAGATCAATGCTGATTAGGTATTTGCAAAAATACTCCATTTGTTCCTGTCAAAAATTGTCAAGCTCTCATTCTCATCgtcatattttaataaaaatatactcCAAAGTTGAGCCAATGTCAATGAGTCTTCAACAAACTGAGTTGAGCAAATATAATGTGGTACGAAATGTCCACACATGAGCTTGAACTAAATTTTGGAATGTAATCTTTCCAAGAATGAGGACTGTGGATTTTGACCCCATTACTTTCACTGGATGGTCATCAAGAAATAACTTTTGTGGTACTTTGTGGTTGAAAATCAAGAATTAAAATCACCTCCATTATTAGATTTTCATGTGCAGCTACAGCAGCAAAGCCCAGTTTACACATACAAGTATGTCTCAGTCATCACAATAATATTctaatatacaataaatatataatagatataataatatagacctaaaattataatatattattagtttatataaaaaaaaagttctgtcaCTCATTATATTGCTATATGGAAACCcatgaaaaacaataacaacattggtcataattataattatatatgaATCAAAAATGCTGGCTATGATGAGTAATTTCTCTTTGAATACTTTTAAGAGGGCgatattttattcataacacttgtgtatttgtttatattaaGACTCTGAATGCCCAGTTCTGTTCAATTATACTTCCAGTGTAGTATTGAAACTTGTGTAAGGATCTTAATCTCTTTTTCCACCATGTTAGCTCAGTGAGTCAGAGATCTTCAGATGTATCCATCTTGTAGTGAAATGCATGTGTTCCTGTAAGTATTTCATGTGTTTGATCAGCAGTTCATTGGTTCTGTGTTTACCTGCACCAGTGCGTGCTGTTGGAGGCTGAAGGGAAACCCTGCAGCTGATGGAGTCCTGACGGCTGCTGCCAGGTTCAGTCCACACGATGCCGCTCTGTCCACAGCGGTGCAGCTGTTCCAGGTGTTCACCTGAGCAGAGCGGTATACACTGTTGAGGCTGCTCGGATCCCACAGGTGGGTGTTTGATTCCAGTGGATAAACACAACTCTGAGCAACGTTGCTGTGCAATTTGCACATTTGTTCCTTCTCTGAGTCTTGTGACTCAGATCCACTCGCTCCATCAGCTGTTGTACTGAGGACGCGGCTGCTTCTTGAGTcggtttctctctgtgttctgtcTGGAGTCTGTACCCTGCTGCCTGTGATGGAAACCTTTGGCCCTGGTTTcgtttctttcttctcttgaAGAATGTCCACAACATGatcattttcatcaacatcacTTTCATCGGcatcttgaaaaacaaaaacaagattatTGATTTTGTGTTCTTGTTCATGTTTGTAGCATCACTGAATGTGACGCATTAAAAAAACCAAGTGTTAAACATGTTGAGTCAGTGTTTCTGCACCTGGAGATTTGGGATTGTCTGGATACTGTGGAGGTGAATCTTGAATAGGTTCAGGTTTCAGGAGGGTCATCCGCATCTCTTTAGGTTTTTGTGATGAATGTTGTAGTTTCCTGACAATAATAGAAATTATTGCAGATTTTTAGGATAAAACAATCAACAACTGAGTGAGACTGATGTGAGAATACTGGTAACAGCAGCATTTTACTGGCTAAGACactatgttttatatatgaGGGCTATGGTTGAAACTGTTTGGATTTACACTGGTATTGTTTTCCCACCACAGTGGTCCCAACTTCAGTTTGAGGCTTTGATTCTTTTTACCtcttttatataattttaaaatgatcatgtAAGTGCTTTGTTCTCTTTTTCCTGTCACTTTGTGGTTCAGGAAACCATGGTTGACATGTCTCTGGTATATTACAGACACAATTAAATGGTCAATCAGGTAATGCAGtgatcttgaaaaaaaaaatcatacttttataatttcataCAAAAATTTGTaggcattattattattatcaatattattctTTCTGGTGATTAGGCCCAGACtttttattacaataaataaatgatttgttcTATTCCCCAGCAGCATTTTAACCCTGTCCCAACATTCAGACCTTCATTTCCAGGGTCAGGACTACGGGttagaaaatattttctcaGTGTGCCCTTGTTCGATGTCGATCAGAGGGACTTTATGACCATTGTTCCTACAGAATAGTTTCAGCCCAAACATGTTATGAACGTCTTTTTGAGTTCATTCCACAGCTTCTCTGTTGGGTTAAGATCTGGGCCCTGACTCCACAGTGTGGattttctgatttaaaatgattatGTATAGATTTACTTTGATGTTTAGGGTCACTGGCCTGTTGCATCATCAACTTCCCCTGATCTTCAGCTGTGGGACAGACACTCTGATGTTATCTTGTAAAATACATAAACCTTGAAACCACGATCATGATAGATTCCAATGATTCCTGTAGACTGTAGCTGTCACTCTGAGCTTCATTTTTACCTCCCTGATCATTCAGCTAATCTGACGCCAAATGCATAAAGCAGAATGATCAATTCTACTGAGAACAGCGACTGTTTGACATTCTGTCAAACTGTAGACGGAAGAGCGCCCAAACTCTTTGAAATGACTCAAAGCATGACGATGCTACTTGTGAAGAACTAACTCAAAAAGCTATACAATCTAGTTTCAGCGACGAGACTGCAGGTTTACTAAATCCTGACTCCAGTTAGCTTTAGTTGATGTCATAAGCTGAGAGGTTCACACATTGTGTCTGATGCATCCAGTATGGACAAGAACAACCCAGAGATTTGTGTGTTATAAGTTCaaatttatattacatttcatttcatttacctGACGCTTTTTTCCAAAGCGAcatacaataagtgcattcaaccatgagggtacaaacccagaacagcaaagtacaatttcttcaaaaaagcaaaactacaaagtgctataagtaagtgccatttaagtgctactaaattgttagtttaaacttgtattcaaggtatagtcggaagaggtgtgtttttagtttgcggcggaagatgtgtagactttctgctgtcctgatgtcaatggggagctcattccacaatttaggagccaggacagcaaacagttgtgattttgttgagtggctagctgtccctcgcagtgagggagcaacaagccgattggcagatgcagagcggagtgaacgggctggggtgtagCGTTTGGAGTGGTGTGactgaatttaggttaaagaccagtcgagctgctgcattctggatgagctgcagaggtcggatggcactagcaggtagacctgccaggagggagttacaatagtctaggcgtgagatgaccagggcctggaccagaacctgcgccgccttctgagtgagaaggggacgtattctcctgatgttgtgcagcatgaatctacaggaacgtgttgttgcagtaatgaataatgaataaattgTGATTGCTCAATATTGTAACTTAAACCTGACCATGCAcaaaacccaaaacaaaactCTTTCTAGCCACTGTGCCTCAAACACTGTATACTTTACTTGAGCCACTTTACTTTTTACTTCTTAATACATGACATGAATATTACAGTTATAGCTAACACTTTCTTTGCAATTGGAGGT includes:
- the LOC117767839 gene encoding T-box transcription factor TBX2-like, giving the protein MRSFSEPCVPGAAPHAFPTRVGDAPLRGTVLSGPPLISAMALSPRGSAEPRLDPMIHTSPPGQSAILCRPLEILEGGEMQDDQPKVYLEAGDLWRQFHKRGTEMIITKSGRRMFPPLRTRCVGMDRKAKYILLMDIVAADDCRYKFHNSRWMVAGKADPEMPKRMYIHPDSPATGEQWMSKVVNFHKLKLTNNMSDKYGFTILNSMHKYQPRFHIVKVNDILKLPYSTFRSYVFSETEFIAVTAYQNDKITQLKIDNNPFAKGFRDMGNGRREKRKLQHSSQKPKEMRMTLLKPEPIQDSPPQYPDNPKSPDADESDVDENDHVVDILQEKKETKPGPKVSITGSRVQTPDRTQRETDSRSSRVLSTTADGASGSESQDSEKEQMCKLHSNVAQSCVYPLESNTHLWDPSSLNSVYRSAQVNTWNSCTAVDRAASCGLNLAAAVRTPSAAGFPFSLQQHALVQDLLGLSHFGGLVFYPYTSLSLRSKVDFRACPSVHSRDYFTPPMLSSSVPRVIGGRLKYLIPDLLLLPTTEQENLVDDADIDCSKDESQTGRQF